The Leucoraja erinacea ecotype New England chromosome 19, Leri_hhj_1, whole genome shotgun sequence genome has a segment encoding these proteins:
- the LOC129706045 gene encoding small integral membrane protein 30-like, translating into MSPRGLRWLAAVAVTLVSLPGAQALDGGDAVALLLGLAISTVGLCACLGWYSRRRQQL; encoded by the coding sequence ATGTCTCCCCGGGGTTTGCGCTGGTTGGCGGCGGTGGCGGTGACTCTGGTCTCGCTGCCCGGGGCCCAGGCGCTGGACGGCGGCGACGCGGTGGCGCTGCTACTAGGCCTGGCCATCAGCACGGTCGGGCTCTGCGCCTGCCTGGGCTGGTActcgcggcggcggcagcagctgtAA